In a genomic window of Mucilaginibacter sp. KACC 22063:
- a CDS encoding cold-shock protein, producing the protein MGRSTETFSKKEREKKKLKKQQEKREKSEDRKANAVKGQGLADMMAYVDANGNITSVPQDPGNRKKVSVDDIQISTSKQEDIEVEVIRKGTVTFFNESKGFGFIKDLQSQESIFVHINSVDFAIKENDKVTFEIEPGQKGPTAVKVTKTN; encoded by the coding sequence ATGGGTAGATCCACCGAAACATTTAGTAAAAAAGAGCGAGAAAAGAAAAAGCTCAAAAAACAACAGGAAAAAAGGGAAAAATCCGAAGATCGCAAAGCAAATGCGGTTAAAGGCCAAGGCTTAGCCGATATGATGGCTTATGTTGACGCTAACGGTAACATTACTTCAGTGCCACAAGATCCGGGTAACCGCAAAAAAGTATCTGTAGACGATATTCAGATAAGCACCTCCAAACAGGAAGATATCGAAGTTGAAGTGATAAGGAAAGGCACGGTCACTTTCTTTAATGAATCCAAAGGATTTGGCTTTATTAAAGATCTTCAAAGCCAGGAAAGCATTTTTGTCCACATCAATTCAGTGGATTTTGCTATAAAAGAAAATGATAAAGTCACTTTTGAAATAGAGCCCGGACAAAAGGGGCCAACGGCTGTCAAGGTCACGAAAACTAATTAA
- a CDS encoding cold-shock protein yields MQQGTVKFFNETKGFGFITPDNGGSEIFVHSTGLIDNVRENSVVSYEVEEGRKGPNAVNVKLA; encoded by the coding sequence ATGCAACAAGGAACAGTAAAATTTTTTAATGAAACAAAAGGTTTCGGATTTATCACACCAGATAACGGTGGAAGCGAGATCTTTGTTCATTCTACAGGCCTGATCGACAATGTTCGCGAGAACAGCGTGGTTAGTTACGAAGTAGAAGAAGGCCGTAAAGGCCCTAACGCAGTAAATGTAAAATTAGCTTAA